In Calypte anna isolate BGI_N300 chromosome 28, bCalAnn1_v1.p, whole genome shotgun sequence, a single window of DNA contains:
- the LOC103528277 gene encoding la-related protein 6 has product MSSCSSGVALGLSFQPSCSSHLLVQRNSCSALHLHPPRSHSLTLLSQEDFLVSFSGSFCDVSDSLEADLLGSNYSIPDPQLVRRIIAQVEFYLSDENLAKDAFLLKHVQKNKMGFVSIKLLTSFKKVKYLTRDWRLTLYALRFSELLEVNEEGTKVRRRIPVPESLLSVPPSKLLLAWELLPQEQDVLLPLQKNFLETITRMFSPFGAIASIRILRPGRKLPSDVRKYTPRFPELLSKCCALVEYESLESARKAFEDLGHQSCLGRESIRVVRLCGKGSKKKPGAEREVAEEELEDQRSWKVQATTSTFPYSLGDSLGKGRTPGSPPLLLHRDPPSTPWPRSSFKPGDFSNALTRSLLTSSIFPPLEAPGSCSGGCCSPESPRGGWGNGLGVWAPWRSSPCPDADPAPGNAPGVTREPQSLGPRDEVLPHGTRGFCSSFRRGELVLRY; this is encoded by the exons ATGTCTTCATGTAGCTCTGGGGTGGCCCTGGGGCTCAGTTTCCAGCCCAGCTGTAGCTCCCATCTCTTGGTACAAAGGAattcctgctctgccctgcacctCCATCCACCACGGAGCCACTCACTCACCCTGCTCAGCCAGGAGGATTTCTTGGTGAGCTTCAGTGG GAGCTTCTGTGATGTGAGTGATAGTTTGGAGGCTGATCTATTGGGTAGCAACTACTCCATCCCTGACCCTCAGCTGGTCCGGAGGATCATTGCCCAGGTGGAGTTCTACCTCTCTGATGAGAACCTGGCCAAGGATGCTTTCCTCCTGAAACATGTCCAGAAGAACAAGATGGGCTTTGTCAGCATCAAGCTGCTGACATCCTTCAAGAAG GTGAAATACCTGACCCGGGACTGGAGGCTGACCCTCTACGCCCTGAGGttctcagagctgctggaggtgaaCGAGGAGGGCACCAAAGTCAGGCGGCGAATCCCCGTCCCCGAGTCCCTGCTGAGCGTCCCTCCCAGCAAACTGCTGCtggcctgggagctgctgccccaggagcaggatGTGCTCCTGCCTCTCCAGAAGAATTTCCTGGAGACCATCACCAGGATGTTCAGTCCCTTCGGGGCCATCGCCTCCATCCGCATCCTGCGGCCGGGTCGGAAGCTGCCCTCGGATGTGAGGAAATACACCCCGCGTTTCCCCGAGCTGCTCAGCAAGTGCTGTGCCCTGGTGGAGTACGAGAGCCTGGAGAGTGCCCGAAAGGCCTTTGAGGACCTCGGTcaccagagctgcctgggcaGAGAGAGCATCAGGGTGGTCCGGCTCTGCGGAAAGGGCTCCAAGAAGAAACCCGGGGCTGagagggaggtggcagaggaggagctggaggatcAGCGGAGTTGGAAGGTGCAAGCGACAACCTCGACGTTCCCCTACAGCCTCGGGGACTCCTTGGGAAAGGGCCGTACCCCGGGGTCaccacccctcctcctgcacaGGGACCCCCCGTCAACCCCCTGGCCCCGCAGCAGCTTCAAGCCCGGTGACTTCAGCAATGCCCTCACCAGATCGCTCCtcaccagcagcatcttccccCCGCTGGAGGCCCCCGGGAGCTGCTCCggtggctgctgcagccccgAGAGCCCCCGCGGGGGCTGGGGGAATGGGCTGGGGGTCTGGGCGCCCTGGCGCAGCAGCCCCTGTCCTGATGCCGACCCCGCTCCTGGCAATGCCCCGGGGGTGACACGAGAACCCCAGTCCCTGGGCCCACGGGATGAGGTGCTACCCCACGGCACCCGGGGattctgcagcagcttcaggagAGGAGAGCTCGTCCTCCGGTACTGA